The nucleotide window GCCTTGGCGGGCACAAAGAGGGTCGGCCCCGATCGCCGTACCGGCCACTCCACCTCCGGAAACATGCCGGGAGCCAGGCTCCCCGCGGGGTTGTCCACGTCGATTTCGACCGGCATCGTACGCGTCTTCATGTCGATCGAATGGGCGATCCGAGCGATGGTGCCGGGGAAGGTTTGCCCGGGAAACGCGGGAACCGTGAACGTGACGCTCTGACCCGGCGCAATCCCTCCCGTATAGGCCTCCGGAACGGGCACCATGAGCCGGAGATGGGCCGTATGTTCCAACCTGACCAAGGGAGGGTTCGCTCCCGCTCCCCCGCCACCGGCTGGCCCCACCAACGCGCCTGGGTGCACGTTCCTCGTGGTGATGACGCCGTCGAACGGCGCGGTGATCACCAAATACCCTTCCATCTCTTGGAGGGTTTTCACCCGCGCGCGATCCGCCTCCACCGTCCGCTGGGCGATATGCACATCGTTGGGCGCGACAACGCCGGGAGTGGCCGCGGCGGCAACCAATCGCGCATGCGTGATTTCGTCGGAATGCAACTTAGCTTCGGCCTCAACCCGCTGCGCAGTCAGCTCAGGGGCCGTGAGCCGAACCAGCACCTGCCCTTTTTTTACCTGCGAGCCGCGGTCGACGCCAATCCAGTCCAAGATCCCTGTGACTTTCGGGTAGAGGTCCACGCTGAGAAACGGCTGTAGCTCTCCCGGCAGACGAACAGTCTCATCCAAGCGTTGCGCGATCACCGGCACGACGGCCACCTGGGGAACGATTCCGCCCTGGCTCCCTGCAGGCGATCCTTGACCGGAGGGCACGGCCTTCTCGACCGTGCGACCGTCGTTGTTTTCGATAACCAGCATCAGCACAGCAATCATGAATACCGCGAGCAGACCACCGAGCACGAACCATCGTCTCATGACGGGAGCCCCTTCCGTAGCGAGTCGCCGGGAGGATCGTAATAAGCGCTGTACGGATCATCCGGGTCCAGCGAGACGGCGACAGGCCGGCGCCGGCGCTTGATCAGCGCGAAGACGGTGGGCAGGATCAGGAGCGTGGCCAGCGTGGCGGCGACCAAGCCGCCGATCACGGCCCGGCCGAGCGGCGCCGTCTGCTCGCCCCCTTCCCCGAGCGCCAGGGCCATGGGAATCATGCCGGCGATCATGGCCGCGCTCGTCATGAGGATCGGACGCAGACGTCCCTGCGCGCCCTCGATGGCAGCCTCCTCGGCGGAACGGCCGGTCCGCCATCGCGTCTCGGCAAAGGACACCAGCAGAATCGCATTCGCCACGGCGACGCCGACCGCCATGATGGCGCCCAGAAAGGACTGGATATTCAACGTCGTGCCGGTCAGCGCCAGCACGACCATGATGCCGGCCAGGACCGCCGGCATGGTGGAGAGCACGATGACCGCGTTCCAGACGGATTGAAAATTCGCAGCCAGCAGGAGAAAGATCACCCCGATCGAGAGGGCCAAGCCGATCCGTAGGCCGGCGAGCGTCTCCCGCATCGGCGCGGCCTGTCCTCGGAGGGCGACGGTCACCCCGCGGGGCGGCTCACCGGCTCGCGCGATGGCGGCTGACACTCGATCGGCGGCATGACCCAGATCTTCCCCCGCCACATTGGTAACGATCGTGACCATCCGCTGCATATTGTACCGCGCATACTCACCGATCATTTTCCCCGGGGCGACCCGCGCAAGATCCCTGACCAAGGGACCGGCAGCGGCATTGGGCATGACCGGCACGTTCTCCACGTCTTCCGCGGACGCCATCCGGTGCTGCGGCACTTCAATCTGCACCTGGTAGGCGTTGCCGGAGGACGCGTCACGCCAGAACATGGGCTGGATAAACCGGCTGGACGAGGTGGCGGAGACGAGCGAACGAGCCACGTCGGCCATGGACAGCCCCAGCTGGCCGGCCCGTACGCGATCCACCGCCACCTCGACCGTGGGGTATTCCAACGGTTGGCCGAACTGCAGGTCCCGGAGGGTGGGAATCCGCGCCATCTCCTGCAGCACGCGCTCCGCATAGGCCCGATTCGCCTCGAGCTTGGGCCCGCTCATCGCGACCTCGATGGCGGTCGGCGACCCCATGTTCATAACCTGGCTGATCACGTCGCCCGCCTCGAAAAGGTATTTTGTGCCGGGAAAGCGCCCGGGGAGCTTCTCCCGAAGCCGCTCCTTGACGTCTTCGACGGAGAGGCCGCTACCCCGTTTCAACGCGACCAGGAGCACCGCCTCGTGCGGCCCGCTCGTCCAGAGGTGCACGGTGTTGACCGGATAACTGGCCGGCTGGACACCGACGAACCCCTGCGTGATGGCCACGTTGTCGGAACCGACCTCCTCCTTGATCGCCTCCAGCACTTGCTGAGCCAGGACTTCGGTTCGCTCGATGCGGGTCCCGTCCGGGGCCCGCACCCGCAGTTGGAATTGACCCGTGTCCACGCCCGGGAACAGCTCCAGGCCGAGCCGGTCGGCCAGGCCCCAGATCACGATCGCCGCGACAAGCAGGTAGAGCGCCACGACCAACCACCGGAGCCGGACGAGTGTTCCAACGAGCCGTCCGTATCCCCGCTCGAATCGCAGGAAGCGGCCATCCACCTGTTCGAGCTGCGGCTCCATCCGGAGCAGCCAGGTGGCCAACACCGGCACCAGCGTGCTGGCCAGCACATAGGAAGCCGCCATGGCAAAGCCCACGGCGAGGGCCAGCGGCACAAAAAGCGCCTTCCCGACGCCGACCATGAAGAAGGAGGGAATGAAGACCGCCAGCACGCTCAGCATCGCGATCAGGCGCGGCACCGCCACGTCGCGGCCCGAATCCAAGATGGCACGTGCCCGGTTTCCGCCTCGTGCCAAATGTGCATGGATATTCTCGATCGCCACCGTGGACTCGTCCACGAGAATGCCCACCGCCAACGCCAGCCCGCCCAGCGTCATGATGTTGATGGTCTGGCCCGCGGCCCAGAGCGCCACCACCGCCGACAGGAGGGCGAAGGGGATCGTCAGGAGGACGATGCCGGCGCTGCGCCAATCCCGCAGAAACAGCAGCACCATCAGCCCCGTGAGCAGCGCGCCCAGGACTCCCTCCGTGGCGAGCGACCGCACCGCGTTCTTGATATAGACGGACTGGTCGAATTCGAAACTGATGGCAATGTCGTCGGGCACCAGCGCCCGGAACCGGGGCAGGGCCTCTTTGACGCGATCCACGACGGCCAGGGTGGAGGCGTCCGCCCGCTTCGTGACCGGGATATACACGGCGCGCTTCCCGTTGATGAGCGCATAGGCGGTCACGATGTCGGTGCTGTTCTCGGCGTAACCGATGTCCCGCAAGAAGACGGTGGCCCCGGCTCCGGTCCGGATCGGAATGTCGCCGAACCCCGACATCGTCGGGATCACGGAGTTGACCGTCGTGATGGTGGTCAGGTCTCCAATGCGGACGTTGCCGGCCGGCACGATCAGATTACTCTTGTTCACGGCCTGCACGACTTCGTCCGGCGCCATCCGGTACGCGCGCATCCGTTCGGGATCGGCGTGAATTACGACCGTGCGCGCATTCCCGCCGAACGGCGGCGGGGCGGACACGCCGGGGAGCGTCGCGAACATGGGGCGGACCCGGAACAGGGCGAGGTCCTGAATTTCTCCCACGCTCTTGGTCTCGCTGCGGAAGACCAGGGAGCCGACCGGCACGCTGCCTGCGTCGAACCGCACGATGAAGGGGGGCACGGTGCCCGGCGGCATGAAGGCCCAGGAGCGGTTGACGTAGGCCACGGTCTGCGCCAAGGCTTGGTTCATGTCCGTGCCCGGATGGAAGAACAATTTGATCAACGCCGCGCCTTGAATCGATTTGGACTCGACATGCTCGATGCCGGTGATATAGAGAAAGTGGTACTCGTAGAAGGAGACCAGGTAGCTCTCCATCTGGGCCGGGTCCATCCCGGAATAGGGCTGCGCCACGTAGATCGCCGGCAGGCCCAAATCCGGGAAAATGTCGATCGGCATCCGCTTCAAGGCGAGGCTCGAGCAGAGCGCAATCGCGACAATCGCCACCAGGATCGTAATGGGCCGCCGCATGGCGCCGAGGATCAGCCACATAGATTGCCGCCTTTACGGATTCCGTTGCCCGGTCGAGCTGCGTACCAGGTTCAAAAAGAGGCCCAGATCGCCCCGGGCCCCGGCCAGGCCCAGGATTGAACGCCAGACACCG belongs to Nitrospirota bacterium and includes:
- a CDS encoding efflux RND transporter periplasmic adaptor subunit; amino-acid sequence: MRRWFVLGGLLAVFMIAVLMLVIENNDGRTVEKAVPSGQGSPAGSQGGIVPQVAVVPVIAQRLDETVRLPGELQPFLSVDLYPKVTGILDWIGVDRGSQVKKGQVLVRLTAPELTAQRVEAEAKLHSDEITHARLVAAAATPGVVAPNDVHIAQRTVEADRARVKTLQEMEGYLVITAPFDGVITTRNVHPGALVGPAGGGGAGANPPLVRLEHTAHLRLMVPVPEAYTGGIAPGQSVTFTVPAFPGQTFPGTIARIAHSIDMKTRTMPVEIDVDNPAGSLAPGMFPEVEWPVRRSGPTLFVPAKAVVTTTELTFVIRVRQETVEWVKVQKGRAVGNLVEVFGDLSAGDSVAARGTDELRPGTKVVARPALPVS
- a CDS encoding efflux RND transporter permease subunit; its protein translation is MWLILGAMRRPITILVAIVAIALCSSLALKRMPIDIFPDLGLPAIYVAQPYSGMDPAQMESYLVSFYEYHFLYITGIEHVESKSIQGAALIKLFFHPGTDMNQALAQTVAYVNRSWAFMPPGTVPPFIVRFDAGSVPVGSLVFRSETKSVGEIQDLALFRVRPMFATLPGVSAPPPFGGNARTVVIHADPERMRAYRMAPDEVVQAVNKSNLIVPAGNVRIGDLTTITTVNSVIPTMSGFGDIPIRTGAGATVFLRDIGYAENSTDIVTAYALINGKRAVYIPVTKRADASTLAVVDRVKEALPRFRALVPDDIAISFEFDQSVYIKNAVRSLATEGVLGALLTGLMVLLFLRDWRSAGIVLLTIPFALLSAVVALWAAGQTINIMTLGGLALAVGILVDESTVAIENIHAHLARGGNRARAILDSGRDVAVPRLIAMLSVLAVFIPSFFMVGVGKALFVPLALAVGFAMAASYVLASTLVPVLATWLLRMEPQLEQVDGRFLRFERGYGRLVGTLVRLRWLVVALYLLVAAIVIWGLADRLGLELFPGVDTGQFQLRVRAPDGTRIERTEVLAQQVLEAIKEEVGSDNVAITQGFVGVQPASYPVNTVHLWTSGPHEAVLLVALKRGSGLSVEDVKERLREKLPGRFPGTKYLFEAGDVISQVMNMGSPTAIEVAMSGPKLEANRAYAERVLQEMARIPTLRDLQFGQPLEYPTVEVAVDRVRAGQLGLSMADVARSLVSATSSSRFIQPMFWRDASSGNAYQVQIEVPQHRMASAEDVENVPVMPNAAAGPLVRDLARVAPGKMIGEYARYNMQRMVTIVTNVAGEDLGHAADRVSAAIARAGEPPRGVTVALRGQAAPMRETLAGLRIGLALSIGVIFLLLAANFQSVWNAVIVLSTMPAVLAGIMVVLALTGTTLNIQSFLGAIMAVGVAVANAILLVSFAETRWRTGRSAEEAAIEGAQGRLRPILMTSAAMIAGMIPMALALGEGGEQTAPLGRAVIGGLVAATLATLLILPTVFALIKRRRRPVAVSLDPDDPYSAYYDPPGDSLRKGLPS